One Bartonella kosoyi DNA segment encodes these proteins:
- a CDS encoding lipid A biosynthesis lauroyl acyltransferase, which produces MKRSLKNLIYRIKIIAKKISYLLWAYLLFSSLFILKCFPAKMGISFFSWLAKKIGPLIHRHQITLANLRSAYPEKTEQERYAIAIEMWENIGRLLAEYIYLDKIFDFDPYADEPGFIEVKGIEIFERLKNEKKPHIFFTAHTGNFELLPICAQSFDLNVTVLFRPPNNPYVAKRVLKARQTSMGHLVPSKAGAAWALAGKLAEGENIGMLVDQKFRRGIMGTFFNRPLKTNPLIIKLARQYDCDIYPARCIRLPEGRHRLELYEHVELPRDEKNDIDIAASTQKLNDIVETWVREYPGQWMWLHRRWDI; this is translated from the coding sequence ATGAAGCGTTCTCTTAAAAATCTCATCTATCGTATTAAAATTATAGCTAAAAAAATATCCTACTTGTTGTGGGCATATCTTCTCTTTAGTTCTTTATTTATTTTAAAATGCTTTCCAGCCAAAATGGGAATTTCTTTTTTTTCTTGGTTGGCAAAAAAAATTGGTCCCCTTATCCATCGTCATCAAATAACACTTGCAAACCTTAGGAGCGCATATCCAGAAAAAACAGAGCAAGAACGCTATGCGATTGCCATAGAAATGTGGGAAAATATAGGACGCTTGCTCGCCGAATATATTTATCTTGATAAAATTTTTGATTTTGATCCTTATGCGGACGAGCCAGGTTTTATTGAGGTTAAGGGAATTGAAATCTTTGAACGATTAAAAAATGAAAAAAAGCCACATATTTTTTTCACAGCGCATACTGGAAATTTTGAACTTCTGCCTATTTGCGCACAAAGTTTTGATCTAAATGTTACGGTCTTATTTAGACCACCCAATAACCCTTATGTTGCCAAACGAGTTCTTAAAGCACGACAAACTTCTATGGGACATCTTGTTCCCTCCAAAGCCGGTGCAGCATGGGCATTAGCAGGAAAATTAGCAGAAGGTGAAAATATTGGTATGTTGGTTGATCAAAAATTTCGCCGCGGTATCATGGGAACATTTTTTAACAGACCCCTTAAAACAAATCCCTTAATTATAAAGCTTGCGCGACAATATGACTGTGATATTTACCCAGCGCGTTGTATTCGTCTGCCTGAAGGACGTCATCGTTTAGAATTATATGAACATGTCGAACTTCCACGAGATGAAAAAAATGATATCGATATTGCTGCTTCCACGCAAAAATTAAATGATATTGTTGAAACTTGGGTTCGTGAATATCCCGGACAATGGATGTGGTTACATAGACGTTGGGACATCTAA
- the mazG gene encoding nucleoside triphosphate pyrophosphohydrolase has translation MLASKNIKDLTAIITALRNPDNGCLWHKKQTSESLIPYLLEEVYEVIDAIERKNQKDLCEELGDLLLQVIYHATIAQEEGSFTFEDVVYAITAKMVRRHPHVFGNTEQKKRGFIKEEWEYIKKEEQTKQKKMHKENNNSSILAKIKPIQPANQEAIALQEAAAKVGFDWQESDKVFAKIEEELEELKEAIKNKKNSEIEAEFGDLYFILLNLARHLAINSQKALKKTNIKFRSRFAYIEEKLSTQSKTLTDASLSEMEELWKKAKKEQ, from the coding sequence ATGTTAGCCTCAAAAAATATCAAAGATCTCACCGCAATTATCACTGCCTTACGAAATCCTGATAATGGTTGTCTCTGGCATAAAAAACAAACCTCTGAATCCCTCATACCCTATCTGCTCGAAGAAGTTTACGAAGTCATCGACGCCATTGAACGAAAAAACCAAAAAGATCTCTGTGAAGAACTTGGTGATCTCCTTTTACAGGTTATTTATCATGCGACCATTGCACAAGAAGAAGGCAGCTTTACTTTTGAAGATGTTGTTTATGCAATCACAGCAAAAATGGTTCGCCGCCATCCTCATGTTTTTGGAAATACCGAGCAAAAAAAACGAGGTTTTATAAAAGAAGAGTGGGAATATATAAAAAAAGAAGAACAGACTAAACAAAAAAAAATGCACAAAGAAAACAACAATTCAAGTATTCTTGCAAAAATAAAACCAATCCAGCCAGCAAATCAAGAGGCTATTGCTTTACAAGAAGCTGCGGCTAAAGTGGGCTTTGATTGGCAAGAAAGTGATAAAGTTTTTGCAAAAATAGAAGAAGAACTCGAAGAGCTCAAAGAAGCCATCAAAAACAAAAAAAATTCAGAGATAGAAGCAGAGTTTGGAGATCTCTACTTTATTCTTCTTAATCTCGCGCGCCACTTAGCCATTAATTCACAAAAAGCACTCAAAAAAACAAATATAAAATTCCGAAGTCGTTTTGCCTATATTGAAGAAAAGCTCTCCACTCAATCTAAAACACTCACTGACGCATCCTTAAGTGAAATGGAAGAACTTTGGAAGAAAGCTAAAAAAGAACAATAA
- a CDS encoding iron-sulfur cluster assembly accessory protein, producing MSRFSVISLTQAAVNRVKAIMDAKDARGILVGIKKGGCAGMEYTITLVKEEGIDADVVEVNGARVFIAHDAVLFLLGTQMDYEVTTLRSGFVFKNPNQVSACGCGESVELRPAPQDQYKTNQAS from the coding sequence ATGAGTCGTTTTTCGGTAATAAGTTTAACACAAGCCGCTGTAAATCGCGTTAAAGCGATTATGGATGCTAAAGATGCACGAGGTATTCTTGTTGGAATCAAAAAAGGCGGTTGTGCAGGGATGGAATATACAATTACTCTTGTCAAAGAAGAGGGGATAGATGCGGATGTTGTTGAAGTGAATGGTGCTCGTGTTTTTATTGCGCATGATGCGGTATTATTTTTATTAGGAACACAGATGGATTATGAAGTGACGACACTTCGTTCTGGTTTTGTTTTTAAAAATCCTAATCAAGTCTCAGCATGTGGGTGTGGTGAGTCGGTAGAACTTCGTCCTGCTCCTCAAGATCAATATAAAACAAATCAAGCTTCGTAA
- a CDS encoding Hsp20 family protein, with the protein MRQVDFSPFYRSTVGFDHLFNWFDSRTQPEEVSSYPPYNIERLSEDSYRISMAVAGFSQDEIDIETHCNQLIVKGERKPEKDDEEREFLYRGIASRAFERRFHLADHVKVIGAELGDGLLHIQLKREMPAELKPKKISVQMSPSITKNDNNSIVA; encoded by the coding sequence ATGCGCCAAGTAGATTTTTCACCATTTTATCGTTCCACAGTAGGTTTTGATCATCTTTTCAACTGGTTTGATTCAAGAACACAACCAGAGGAAGTTTCTTCTTATCCCCCTTATAATATTGAACGTTTAAGTGAAGATTCTTATAGAATTTCTATGGCTGTTGCTGGTTTTTCTCAAGATGAAATTGATATTGAAACCCATTGTAATCAGCTGATCGTTAAAGGAGAGAGAAAACCTGAAAAGGATGATGAAGAACGAGAATTTCTTTATCGAGGTATTGCTTCGCGCGCTTTTGAACGGCGTTTTCATTTGGCTGATCATGTGAAAGTTATCGGAGCAGAGCTTGGAGATGGGCTTCTTCATATTCAGCTTAAAAGGGAAATGCCAGCTGAATTAAAACCAAAAAAGATAAGCGTGCAGATGTCTCCATCCATTACAAAAAATGATAACAACAGCATTGTCGCATAA
- a CDS encoding serine aminopeptidase domain-containing protein produces METPLYPINRESIAPNIHYNSLKIAIDREIHFAITYPEAKKSKGTIVILESDANALETYFLTINEISQRGFHTAIFDWFDPPKISFKTRKKSRQYYFNINNDINDLYEFLKNVVYPICPPPYSMLAYGTGGLVALSGLDVINHQFNRLICVSPLFAPFGNKTNGFQHKLTQFLSDIGLGFIPTKDRKKLKKTKQKNIQLGHMHQGPFPSIKPPTSRWMASVFNAIDSVKKNIRHGHLQIPTLFILANQDNFANNIEVRELCQHTRLTESITITGAELDTIIYNEGYKKQFWAAFDAFILDNASTK; encoded by the coding sequence TTGGAAACACCTCTTTATCCCATAAACCGTGAATCTATAGCTCCTAATATTCATTATAACAGCCTGAAAATAGCGATAGATCGCGAAATTCATTTTGCGATAACATATCCTGAAGCGAAAAAATCTAAGGGAACAATTGTTATTCTTGAAAGTGACGCAAATGCTTTAGAAACATATTTTTTAACCATAAATGAAATTTCTCAACGCGGTTTTCATACAGCAATATTTGACTGGTTTGATCCCCCCAAAATATCCTTCAAGACAAGAAAAAAAAGCCGACAATATTACTTTAATATAAATAATGATATTAATGATTTATATGAATTTCTTAAAAATGTTGTTTATCCTATTTGTCCACCACCTTACTCTATGCTCGCCTATGGTACGGGTGGATTAGTAGCACTGAGCGGATTAGATGTCATTAATCATCAATTTAATAGATTGATCTGCGTTTCTCCCCTTTTTGCTCCATTCGGCAATAAAACGAATGGTTTTCAACATAAGCTAACACAATTTCTTTCTGATATAGGCCTTGGTTTTATACCAACAAAAGATAGAAAAAAATTAAAAAAAACAAAACAAAAAAACATACAATTAGGGCATATGCATCAAGGACCATTCCCTTCCATTAAGCCCCCAACATCCCGATGGATGGCATCGGTATTTAATGCGATTGATTCTGTGAAGAAAAATATACGCCATGGTCATTTACAAATACCAACACTCTTTATTCTCGCCAATCAAGACAATTTCGCCAACAACATTGAAGTACGGGAATTATGCCAACACACACGTCTGACAGAAAGTATTACCATTACAGGCGCTGAACTTGATACAATTATTTATAATGAAGGTTATAAAAAACAATTTTGGGCGGCATTTGATGCATTTATTCTCGATAATGCCTCTACAAAATAA
- the cpdR gene encoding cell cycle two-component system response regulator CpdR: MKRILLAEDDNDMRRFLVKALERAGYEVADFDNGISAYERLQEEPFSLLLTDIVMPEMDGIELARRATEIDPDLRVMFITGFAAVALNSNSDAPPDAKVLSKPFHLRELVNEVEKILIAA; encoded by the coding sequence ATGAAACGAATCCTGCTCGCAGAAGATGATAACGATATGCGTCGCTTTCTCGTAAAGGCCCTAGAACGTGCAGGCTATGAAGTCGCCGATTTCGATAATGGTATTAGCGCATATGAACGTTTACAAGAAGAACCATTTTCTCTTCTCCTGACTGACATTGTGATGCCGGAAATGGACGGAATTGAACTGGCACGACGTGCTACTGAAATTGACCCTGATTTACGAGTCATGTTCATTACAGGTTTTGCAGCGGTTGCACTCAATTCAAATAGTGATGCTCCTCCTGATGCAAAGGTTCTCTCTAAGCCATTTCACTTACGAGAACTCGTCAATGAGGTTGAAAAGATCCTTATTGCTGCTTAA
- a CDS encoding helix-turn-helix domain-containing protein: MLTSFGKILRKIRVDHFERLLDMADKLGISVAFLSSVEIGKKSVPIGMEDKIIELYGLDQETASLLRKEADVCRKNFTMKSSNSLQHETIGTFVKNLENLSQQDLTRFKKFLEKFDKKAGVL; the protein is encoded by the coding sequence ATGCTTACATCTTTTGGTAAAATTTTACGCAAAATTCGCGTCGATCATTTTGAACGACTCTTAGATATGGCTGATAAATTAGGTATATCTGTAGCATTTTTATCTTCAGTTGAGATTGGCAAAAAATCCGTACCCATTGGTATGGAAGACAAGATTATAGAGCTGTACGGTTTAGATCAAGAGACAGCTTCTTTGTTAAGAAAGGAAGCTGATGTTTGTCGCAAGAATTTCACAATGAAATCTTCTAATTCATTGCAACATGAAACTATTGGTACGTTCGTTAAAAACTTAGAGAATCTTTCACAACAGGACTTAACAAGATTTAAAAAATTTTTAGAGAAATTTGATAAAAAAGCAGGCGTCCTATAG
- a CDS encoding type II toxin-antitoxin system mRNA interferase toxin, RelE/StbE family — protein MRSVSYSGKFKRDVKRAKKRGKDMRKLTEVMQLLIHKQQLPAILNDHALQGNWKPRRDLHIEADWLLIYIVDEERVHFDRTGTHSDLFK, from the coding sequence ATGCGTTCAGTGAGTTATTCAGGAAAGTTTAAAAGAGATGTAAAACGGGCAAAAAAACGTGGGAAAGATATGCGAAAGCTTACAGAAGTTATGCAACTTCTAATTCATAAGCAGCAATTGCCTGCTATTTTAAATGATCACGCATTACAAGGCAATTGGAAGCCTCGTCGAGATCTTCATATAGAGGCAGATTGGTTATTAATTTATATAGTTGATGAAGAGCGAGTCCATTTTGATAGGACAGGTACGCATTCAGATTTATTTAAGTAA
- a CDS encoding lysozyme, giving the protein MRKISKEGLELIKQWEGLRLEAYRDTACIWTIGYGHTSNAGNPLVKKGMRITKERAEAILCEDLKQFEKAVEEAVTVSLTDCQFAALVSFCYNVGTTAFCKSSLLKKLNQGDYEAVPVELQKWNKVGGKLLAGLANRRAAEAGLWAKGSYVSSNYQRVETKEARGLFKVEALAPIIGSCSGFGGFLVGNGPIQWALAGIMVLAACTGLVIVAKRFREQRL; this is encoded by the coding sequence ATGAGAAAGATATCCAAAGAAGGTTTGGAGCTAATCAAACAATGGGAAGGATTACGTTTAGAAGCGTATAGAGATACGGCATGTATCTGGACCATTGGTTATGGTCACACCAGCAATGCTGGTAACCCGCTTGTCAAAAAAGGTATGCGTATTACGAAAGAGCGAGCAGAAGCAATTCTTTGTGAAGACTTAAAGCAATTTGAGAAAGCCGTCGAGGAGGCGGTTACGGTTTCGTTAACAGATTGCCAGTTCGCAGCATTGGTGTCGTTTTGTTATAACGTAGGAACAACAGCCTTTTGCAAGTCGAGTCTTTTGAAAAAACTTAATCAAGGGGATTATGAAGCTGTTCCCGTTGAATTACAGAAATGGAATAAGGTCGGTGGAAAGCTTCTTGCGGGATTAGCCAACCGTCGAGCAGCGGAAGCCGGTTTGTGGGCGAAAGGGTCTTATGTTTCTTCAAACTATCAAAGAGTGGAAACGAAAGAGGCAAGAGGACTTTTCAAGGTAGAAGCGCTAGCCCCGATTATAGGGTCTTGTTCAGGATTTGGGGGATTTTTAGTAGGCAATGGACCGATTCAGTGGGCGTTAGCAGGGATTATGGTTTTAGCCGCTTGTACAGGACTGGTGATTGTCGCCAAGCGTTTTCGGGAACAGCGCTTATGA
- a CDS encoding alanine-zipper protein, with translation MKIPDHSHEYLIPVATQEEIREGISQDSVVVPKLLGTASLYSYETFAPLEQVVNARQESEKAMARANGAQQVAEEAKRVSEQALSEVTKTGEAVTAATTTANLAKDTVDTVKGLAEGAKSASEAAKHMAEEAKASFERASGEINGTKGSLATALQSFEEVKQASENAVHLSTEAKRLADESKTIATRAEQTAREASQTATETTQVSATAVATCHEVKTVAMQASLKAAGAKQTADDAKDMAEKAKGLSERATDSVTELTKTVSQVEKSVETALTEIREAKEKSEEAKGAGEQALQTASEAKGISETAKGLSEQATTVSREAQKTSEQALSEARAVKSTADSASNTAMDAKGSAEKAKTLSEEAKKLVQDNKNAFDESNKTLEAVKGLAETALSTANEAKQKGEEISQQSSEALMKSGEAKNLAEEAKNSADSAQTKSEQAHQSATEATRIASEAKAAAEAAARLGERSGQVDAEALKGIAIVAKSKAEAAEKVAEETKGALDGVKQVAGSAKSTAEEAKKVADGAQKKASQVETVAGEAEKIAKEAKQTAGYANHEAAQARSEVEKAKSTAHEGWSNANKAQEVASDAKTIASLARTYADEAKKIAENSGNTAHQGWSTANNAKEVADNAKAIASLARTYADEAKKKAEVADSQSYQAKGEVDKAKEIAGNAKYIAEQAQKAAETAGKKADSLETEAREAQKIANEAKEKAGYAEHDARQARSEAESAKNIAYNASSTAYNAKEVADNARTTASLAEMAGEEAKKIAEKADNRAYEAKGEVGKAQELAESAKSIAQSAERAAEEAKKTANTAWSKADEANDAVKAIKDTAGYAKHEAGQARSIAENAEKIASSAVSRVIDINQVVENFKAPVSLARTYADEAKKKAEAADSKAYQAKSEADKAKETADRAKRTAEEAKTTADTMKKELSGIKSSLETATTAHTVATQAKNLAEKINTFLKQSHLTVLSISTPFLVATGKTQLTVKKGTYLTLPRTHDILVVSYTVDARISMPSLSAGKDYYLYLVPEGDSHKIVVSENSTYPNGYSVNNSRKIGGFHTLCADVGTISGHPLSGYRAGDILPNSVWCLNHRPYSSPEGMVYDPSTDLWVDIYLQSGTGENTRSAYNVPITTGRIYTDHVADMLRVKKTLLSDVEFASAMSGSNDKTSITGKKAPSPKTSGGHVDTANRRMISHIGCEEGCGYVWQFLSGTFPMQITNRGQARLEMRWLSGGGGWSHGVDSGCFARSTISSARGNEQLCARGCSRPRHF, from the coding sequence ATGAAGATACCCGATCATAGTCATGAATATTTGATACCGGTAGCAACACAAGAGGAAATCAGAGAAGGGATATCGCAAGATAGTGTTGTTGTTCCGAAGCTTTTAGGAACGGCATCTTTGTATTCGTATGAAACCTTTGCGCCGTTAGAACAGGTTGTAAATGCACGTCAAGAGTCTGAAAAAGCCATGGCACGTGCAAATGGAGCGCAACAGGTTGCCGAAGAAGCGAAGAGGGTGTCGGAGCAAGCGCTTAGCGAAGTTACAAAAACGGGTGAAGCGGTTACAGCAGCAACGACAACGGCTAATCTTGCGAAAGATACAGTGGATACAGTTAAAGGATTAGCCGAAGGAGCCAAGAGTGCCTCTGAAGCTGCCAAGCACATGGCAGAAGAAGCAAAGGCAAGCTTTGAGAGAGCTTCAGGAGAAATCAATGGTACGAAAGGTTCATTGGCTACAGCATTGCAAAGTTTTGAAGAGGTCAAGCAGGCAAGTGAGAATGCTGTTCATTTATCGACTGAAGCCAAGAGGTTAGCTGATGAATCGAAGACCATTGCAACCCGTGCAGAACAAACAGCAAGAGAAGCTTCACAAACGGCAACAGAGACGACGCAAGTATCCGCGACGGCGGTAGCAACGTGTCATGAAGTTAAGACTGTAGCCATGCAAGCCAGTCTTAAGGCGGCTGGCGCCAAACAGACAGCTGATGATGCCAAGGATATGGCGGAAAAGGCAAAAGGGTTATCGGAACGGGCGACGGATTCAGTTACAGAACTTACAAAAACAGTATCTCAAGTAGAAAAGTCAGTAGAGACAGCTTTAACAGAGATAAGAGAAGCCAAGGAGAAATCAGAGGAGGCAAAAGGCGCAGGCGAACAAGCATTGCAAACAGCTTCAGAAGCAAAGGGTATTTCTGAAACCGCTAAAGGGTTATCGGAACAAGCGACGACGGTATCTAGAGAGGCACAAAAGACATCAGAGCAAGCTCTCAGTGAAGCTAGAGCAGTGAAATCAACGGCGGATAGTGCGTCTAACACAGCTATGGATGCGAAGGGGAGTGCTGAGAAAGCTAAAACATTATCAGAAGAGGCAAAGAAACTTGTTCAGGACAATAAGAATGCTTTTGATGAATCGAATAAAACCCTTGAAGCAGTTAAAGGATTAGCGGAAACGGCATTATCAACCGCCAATGAAGCCAAGCAGAAGGGGGAGGAGATAAGCCAACAAAGCTCAGAAGCATTAATGAAGTCTGGTGAAGCCAAGAACTTAGCAGAGGAAGCGAAAAATTCTGCGGATAGTGCGCAGACAAAATCAGAGCAAGCGCACCAGAGTGCAACCGAAGCAACGCGAATAGCTTCTGAAGCCAAAGCAGCGGCAGAGGCAGCAGCGCGTTTAGGAGAGAGGTCTGGGCAGGTTGATGCAGAGGCGTTGAAGGGTATAGCTATAGTAGCAAAGAGTAAAGCGGAAGCAGCAGAGAAGGTAGCAGAAGAAACGAAAGGTGCTTTGGATGGTGTCAAACAAGTAGCAGGTAGTGCGAAGTCGACAGCCGAAGAGGCAAAGAAGGTAGCCGATGGTGCACAAAAGAAGGCATCACAGGTAGAGACAGTAGCGGGTGAAGCTGAAAAGATAGCAAAAGAAGCCAAACAGACAGCTGGTTATGCTAACCATGAGGCGGCACAAGCGCGCAGTGAGGTAGAAAAGGCAAAAAGTACAGCTCATGAGGGATGGAGTAATGCCAATAAAGCGCAGGAAGTAGCAAGTGACGCTAAGACTATAGCAAGTTTAGCACGGACATATGCAGACGAAGCCAAGAAGATAGCGGAAAATTCAGGCAACACAGCTCATCAAGGGTGGAGTACAGCTAACAACGCGAAGGAAGTAGCCGATAACGCTAAGGCTATAGCAAGTTTAGCGCGGACATATGCAGACGAAGCCAAGAAAAAAGCGGAAGTAGCAGATTCACAATCCTATCAAGCCAAGGGTGAAGTAGACAAAGCCAAGGAAATAGCTGGTAATGCAAAATATATAGCCGAACAAGCACAGAAAGCCGCAGAAACAGCGGGTAAAAAAGCAGATTCTTTAGAAACAGAAGCGCGAGAAGCACAAAAAATAGCTAATGAAGCCAAGGAAAAAGCAGGCTACGCTGAACATGATGCGCGACAAGCCCGTAGTGAGGCAGAATCAGCAAAAAATATAGCTTATAATGCTAGTAGTACAGCTTACAACGCGAAGGAAGTGGCAGATAATGCTAGGACTACAGCAAGCTTAGCGGAAATGGCAGGTGAAGAAGCCAAGAAGATAGCGGAGAAAGCCGATAACCGCGCGTATGAAGCTAAAGGTGAAGTAGGGAAAGCCCAGGAATTAGCGGAGAGTGCGAAGTCCATAGCCCAATCTGCGGAGAGAGCGGCTGAAGAAGCTAAGAAAACAGCCAATACAGCATGGTCAAAGGCAGATGAGGCGAATGATGCGGTAAAGGCTATAAAAGATACAGCAGGTTATGCAAAACATGAAGCAGGACAGGCGCGGTCAATAGCAGAAAATGCAGAGAAAATAGCCTCGTCTGCGGTGAGTAGGGTTATCGATATCAATCAAGTGGTTGAGAATTTTAAAGCCCCCGTAAGTTTAGCGCGGACATATGCAGACGAAGCCAAGAAAAAAGCCGAAGCAGCAGATTCAAAAGCTTATCAAGCCAAGAGCGAAGCTGATAAAGCCAAGGAAACCGCCGATAGAGCGAAAAGAACAGCCGAAGAAGCCAAAACAACCGCCGATACAATGAAGAAAGAGCTTAGTGGTATCAAGAGTTCTCTGGAAACAGCGACAACAGCTCATACAGTAGCCACACAAGCAAAAAATCTCGCAGAAAAGATAAACACTTTTCTAAAACAGTCTCATTTAACGGTTTTATCAATTTCCACCCCTTTTCTTGTTGCGACAGGCAAAACGCAATTAACCGTGAAAAAAGGAACCTATTTAACTTTGCCACGAACTCATGATATTTTGGTTGTAAGTTATACGGTAGATGCCAGAATAAGCATGCCGTCTCTTTCTGCGGGCAAGGATTATTATCTTTATTTGGTACCGGAGGGAGATTCTCATAAAATTGTTGTATCAGAAAACTCTACGTATCCAAACGGTTACAGCGTTAATAATTCGCGCAAGATAGGAGGGTTTCATACGCTTTGTGCGGATGTTGGTACGATTTCTGGTCACCCCTTGTCTGGTTATAGGGCAGGGGATATTTTACCCAATTCAGTTTGGTGTTTAAATCACCGCCCTTATAGTTCACCAGAGGGAATGGTCTACGACCCCTCTACAGATCTTTGGGTTGATATTTATCTCCAGTCAGGGACGGGTGAAAATACCCGCTCTGCGTATAATGTTCCGATCACAACGGGTCGTATCTATACAGACCATGTAGCAGATATGTTGCGTGTCAAGAAAACGTTACTAAGTGATGTGGAATTTGCATCTGCGATGTCTGGAAGTAATGACAAAACAAGTATTACGGGCAAGAAGGCACCCTCTCCTAAGACTTCAGGAGGTCACGTTGATACAGCCAATCGTCGTATGATCTCGCATATCGGTTGTGAGGAAGGTTGTGGTTATGTTTGGCAGTTTTTATCGGGCACGTTTCCTATGCAAATAACGAATAGGGGGCAGGCTAGGCTAGAAATGAGATGGTTATCAGGAGGAGGAGGGTGGAGCCATGGTGTAGATAGCGGATGTTTTGCACGCTCCACCATATCTTCTGCTAGAGGTAATGAACAATTATGTGCGCGTGGTTGTAGCCGTCCGCGTCATTTTTGA
- a CDS encoding phage tail protein: MSTIYHWSLTASENGGADNLMNWSEGQHPNTVNNSARVMMQRVREYLYDTGGMIEGLVTVDDTQKTSAIRLQSPSDFLEYKNGISICFRAKGKNVGATTIALNNLAAKPVYKATDTGLLALTGGEIQDGSLYTVIYDEDITGWQILNPTRGKVSSLKRLPSGLIGPFAMERLPDGWLPCDGRAYSRRTYRALFDAIGTTWGQGDGATTFNVPDFRGMFLRGMDYERHLDPWRSFASQQGCSLKAHEHFIGPESSGDHSSRKRRDVSSSQAPLRRRKRAIDEECLGLDGDALASCNQEFDQIAGSPQVEAPFWFTEKDKPPRLPWFIRSPFANFLYYSTPIKEGVMTAHHEHHLMAESVGGVETRPVNVSIVYGIKT; encoded by the coding sequence ATGTCAACGATTTATCATTGGTCTTTAACGGCATCCGAAAATGGTGGAGCCGATAATCTTATGAATTGGTCAGAGGGGCAGCACCCGAATACGGTCAATAACAGCGCCCGTGTGATGATGCAAAGGGTGCGTGAGTATTTATATGATACGGGGGGTATGATTGAAGGGCTTGTTACCGTTGATGATACGCAAAAGACGAGTGCGATACGTCTTCAAAGCCCTTCTGATTTTTTAGAGTATAAGAATGGCATCTCGATTTGTTTTAGAGCGAAGGGGAAGAATGTAGGGGCGACCACGATTGCTTTGAATAATTTAGCCGCCAAGCCCGTTTATAAGGCAACAGACACTGGTTTATTAGCTTTAACGGGAGGAGAAATCCAAGATGGCAGTCTTTATACCGTTATTTACGATGAAGATATAACCGGTTGGCAAATTCTCAATCCCACAAGGGGAAAAGTTTCTTCTTTAAAACGTTTACCGTCTGGTTTAATTGGTCCTTTTGCCATGGAACGCTTGCCGGATGGTTGGTTACCTTGTGATGGGCGTGCTTATTCGCGAAGAACGTATAGAGCCTTGTTTGATGCGATAGGCACGACGTGGGGTCAAGGGGATGGTGCTACGACGTTTAATGTTCCTGATTTTCGAGGGATGTTTTTAAGGGGTATGGACTATGAACGCCATTTAGACCCTTGGCGTTCTTTTGCAAGTCAACAAGGCTGCTCTTTGAAAGCGCATGAACATTTTATTGGTCCAGAATCTTCAGGTGATCATTCTTCTCGAAAAAGACGGGATGTTTCTTCTTCTCAAGCGCCCTTGAGAAGGCGCAAGAGAGCTATAGACGAAGAGTGTTTAGGCTTGGACGGGGATGCCTTGGCAAGCTGTAATCAAGAATTTGACCAAATAGCCGGAAGTCCACAGGTAGAGGCTCCCTTTTGGTTCACAGAAAAAGATAAGCCGCCCCGCTTGCCTTGGTTTATCCGGAGCCCCTTTGCAAACTTTTTATATTATTCGACGCCGATCAAAGAGGGCGTCATGACAGCGCATCATGAACATCACCTTATGGCAGAGAGTGTTGGCGGCGTTGAGACGCGCCCCGTTAATGTGAGTATCGTTTATGGGATCAAGACATGA